The Myroides phaeus DNA segment AACAAAAAAATCGGATGTTGTTTTTCGTGACTTGTTCATAGTTGGAGAATACTTTATTATGGAGAATTATCTGACTGTTTCACAATTTGTGTTGGATTTTAATAAGTTAGAGATTCCTGCTAAAGGGATTGGTGTTGGTGAAAAAGGTGTAATGGGAGATATCGGTATCGGCTTTGATTTTGAAAGTGATATGAATAATATTGAATTTAATTATACAGGGGAGATCTTTTTTACTGAATCTATTGAAAAAGAGAGTAGATCTTTTAGGGTAAAAAACAAGTTATAAAATATACTTATATAGGAGTAGATAAAAATTTTAATGCTTTGATACAATTATATAATTCCTGATTAAGGAGAAGGTAGAAGGAATTCTACCTTTCTTTTTTTTAGAAATATTTGATAAAGGTTCGATTTATTAAATATTAAAAGGTTTTCTTAAAATTAATCTAATATTTGGTAGTATCTTAGTGGTTGAGGTATTATTAAAAAGAGATTAATGCTTATTAATCATAATATTTCTTTGTAAAAATCAATGTTTTTATGTTTTAATGTAATTATTTGTTTTTTAAGGTTTGTAGTTTGTTAATTTTTATTACATTTAGTTTTTGAATAATTTAACGATATGAAAAAAATTACACTTTTTGCTTTTTTAGCAGTTCCTCTATTTTCTTTGCAGATGAGAGGGCAAGATTTACAAACAAGAACTAAGGTAGTTGCTACCTATGATGTAGCTTCTGCTAAGATGGAAATAGAGAAGATTGCTATAGATGCTCAGCAAGAAAAAGAGAAGGCATTCGAAATTGCTGAAAAGCTTGGAGTTCAAACAAGTGGTATTAGTCCGAAAGGGAACTATTACGAGTTAGTACGTGTTGATGAAGGTGGGGTGTTGTTTTACAGAACAACATTAGGTATGGGGTCGAGAGCTACTCAAAATGCTGAAAATATACCTGTTGGTACTAAAGGAGTGTTGTTAGAAGGAAAAGATATGCTTGTAGGGGTAATTGATGGGATGTCTGCTTTAAGTGCGCATCGTGAGTTTATTACATCTCCTTCTGATAAAAAAAGTCGTGTTACTGAGAAAGATGCTATTAGTAGAGTTCCAAGTGATTATAAAAGTAAAAGAGAGTATGAGAGCTCAAGAGCTCACGCGACACACGTTTCTGGTATTATAGCCGCTGCTGGTTTTTATGTAGGAGGTGAAGCAAAAGGGATTGCTCCTAAGTCTAATGTGTTAAGTTATAATTGGGGATCTGATACTTCTAAGATGACTACAATGGCGGTAGATGGAGTATTAGTAAGTAATCACTCTTATGGAGCAAAATTCTTTGATGATTATGGGACTATATTAAGTGATGCACACAGAAATTTATTAGGTGCTTATGATTTAAGTAGTTACCGTTTTGATCAAATTGCTAATAAATATCCTTATTATTTACCTGTTACTGCAGCAGGGAATGATGGAGGGGATCAAGCTAAAACTTATTTGAATTATCCGAATAAGAAAAATGTAGATATGCTTAATGGAACGTCTGTTTCAAAGAACGTTGTTGTAGTTGCAGCTATTCATGAGGTGCCTTATTATACTGGACCTCAAGATGTAAAGTTAGCTTATTTTAGTAGTCAAGGTCCTTCTGATGACTTTAGAATTAAACCTGATATTGCTGCTAAAGGGGTGTCTGTTTATAGTACTACTTATTATGCGCCTGAAAATCCAAATGATACACCAGATACGCATAGAAATCAAAATATGGATGGTACTTCAATGGCTGCTCCTGCTGTTACTGCTGTTTTTGCTTTATGGCAAGAGTGGGCAAGTAAGTATAGTGTTTCAAAAATGCCTTACACTGCCGCTACTATACGTGCATTAATGGCACATACAGCAGATGAGGCTGGTTCTGCACCTGGTCCTGACCATTTGTTTGGATGGGGATTGCTTAATGCTAAAAACGGGGTTAATGTAATGGAGGGTGCTTCGGTTGGAACGAGTGCTTCTATTAAAGAGAGTACTTTAAAGCAAGATGAAAAATTTAAAACTTCTATTGAAGTTAAAGAGAAAAATAAAAAGGTTGTTGTAACGCTTGCTTGGAATGATCCTGCTTTTAAAAAGTATGCTTCAAGTTACGGTTATAATGAAAAAACAATGATTGACAATCCAACTTTAGTGAATGATTTAGATATTGTTGTTGTGAAAGGTGATAAGACTTATTTACCTTGGAGATTGACTAAAAGTCATAGTAATCTAAAAGCAGAAAGAGGTAATAATAATGTTGATAATATTGAGAAAATTGAGTTTACTGCTTCTGAAGTTGGTACATACGAGATTGTAATTTCTCATAAAGGTTCTTTAGAAGGGGGAAAACAAGATTATTCTTTAATCACAAGTGTTGGAGAGTTTAAAGATCTTGATAAACCTGATTATAATGAAGGAAAACCTGAAGACAAAGAGGGTGAGAAACCTGGAGACAAAGAAGGTGAGAACCCAGTAATTGAAAGTGATTCTTTTGGTATTTGGCCTAACCCTGTAGCTGATCAAATGTATATCAATATGAACTCAAGATATATTGATGAAGTTGCACACGTTAGAGTGTTTGATATTGATGGTAGAATGGTACGTGACTTTAAAGGTTTTGTTGGTGCTGATGGTAAGCTAACAGTAAATATGGCAAGCTTAACTGTAGGTTCTTACTTTGTTGAAGTGAAAACAGGTAAGTTTAAAAAGAAAGTAAGAATTATGAAAAGATAATATCGTTAAATTAAAGTGTGATTTTAAAGCCCTCTTTGTGTTTGCAAAGGGGGCTTTTGTTTTTTAGTGTGTAAATCGTAAACCTTAGACAGTTAATAAAGAATTAAAATTGTATTAGGCTTTTCTTTTAATGTGATATTTATTTGTATTTTTATACTTCATAAAAAAAAAGGGAAATGAAAAAAGTTAAAATGACATTAGCGATGACTGCTATGGTAGCTGGAATTGCATTTGTAGGTTGTAAAGACAACAAAAAAGTAGAAGAGACTCCTGCAACAGAGCAAACTGAACAAGAGGCTGAGTATGTTGATACTGAGCATACTTCTCAAAATTCTTTAGATTGGAATGGTACTTATGTAGGTGTTACGCCATGTGCTGACTGCCCTGGTATCGAAACTACTATTGTTTTAAATGATGACAGTACGTTTAAAGCAACTTATGTTTACCAAGAGAAGAAAGACGGTACGTTTGAAGAAGCTGGTACTTTTGCTTGGGATGACAAAGGATCTGTGATTACTTTAAAAGACGCTAAGAGTGAAGTGCTTGCAGTTTACCAAGTTAGAGAAGGAAGTCTTAAACAATTAAACTTAGATGGAACTGAAGTGGAAGGTGAGTTAGCTGCACACTACGTTCTTGCAAAAAAATAGTGATTTAATCACAGTAAATTAAAAAGCCCCTTACAATAATATTGTAAGGGGCTTTTTGTTTAAAATAACTATGTATTTATTTTGAGAATTATGTTATTGCTTATAGCAATTGTCGCTGTGATCGTTTGAATAATAATATACCACTTGCAAGTAAACCTAAGCTTACTATTATCTCTGTAGTGTCATTTTCTGCAAGTTGATTACTTACTACTGCTATGTCTGTCTGAGTCGTTTCTTGGCTTGTTATATTGTACAGTTGATATGCAAATAAAAATAACGAGATAGCAATTAC contains these protein-coding regions:
- a CDS encoding copper resistance protein NlpE yields the protein MKKVKMTLAMTAMVAGIAFVGCKDNKKVEETPATEQTEQEAEYVDTEHTSQNSLDWNGTYVGVTPCADCPGIETTIVLNDDSTFKATYVYQEKKDGTFEEAGTFAWDDKGSVITLKDAKSEVLAVYQVREGSLKQLNLDGTEVEGELAAHYVLAKK
- a CDS encoding S8 family serine peptidase → MKKITLFAFLAVPLFSLQMRGQDLQTRTKVVATYDVASAKMEIEKIAIDAQQEKEKAFEIAEKLGVQTSGISPKGNYYELVRVDEGGVLFYRTTLGMGSRATQNAENIPVGTKGVLLEGKDMLVGVIDGMSALSAHREFITSPSDKKSRVTEKDAISRVPSDYKSKREYESSRAHATHVSGIIAAAGFYVGGEAKGIAPKSNVLSYNWGSDTSKMTTMAVDGVLVSNHSYGAKFFDDYGTILSDAHRNLLGAYDLSSYRFDQIANKYPYYLPVTAAGNDGGDQAKTYLNYPNKKNVDMLNGTSVSKNVVVVAAIHEVPYYTGPQDVKLAYFSSQGPSDDFRIKPDIAAKGVSVYSTTYYAPENPNDTPDTHRNQNMDGTSMAAPAVTAVFALWQEWASKYSVSKMPYTAATIRALMAHTADEAGSAPGPDHLFGWGLLNAKNGVNVMEGASVGTSASIKESTLKQDEKFKTSIEVKEKNKKVVVTLAWNDPAFKKYASSYGYNEKTMIDNPTLVNDLDIVVVKGDKTYLPWRLTKSHSNLKAERGNNNVDNIEKIEFTASEVGTYEIVISHKGSLEGGKQDYSLITSVGEFKDLDKPDYNEGKPEDKEGEKPGDKEGENPVIESDSFGIWPNPVADQMYINMNSRYIDEVAHVRVFDIDGRMVRDFKGFVGADGKLTVNMASLTVGSYFVEVKTGKFKKKVRIMKR